In one window of Magnetococcales bacterium DNA:
- a CDS encoding XRE family transcriptional regulator — MDEPVIASSGNIFADLGFPPDEAMLLSMRADLMADLRLVITQKGWTRTEAAKVLRITQSRVSDLVCGKWAKFSLDMLVMLAIRAGIRVEVRHAA, encoded by the coding sequence ATGGATGAACCGGTCATCGCATCCAGTGGAAACATCTTCGCGGATCTCGGCTTTCCGCCGGATGAAGCCATGCTCCTGTCGATGCGTGCCGATCTCATGGCGGACTTGCGGCTCGTCATCACGCAGAAAGGGTGGACTCGGACAGAAGCCGCCAAGGTTCTCCGCATCACCCAGTCACGGGTTTCCGATCTGGTATGTGGTAAGTGGGCGAAATTCAGCTTGGACATGCTGGTGATGCTGGCCATCCGCGCCGGAATCCGGGTGGAAGTGCGGCATGCGGCTTGA